From Malus sylvestris chromosome 1, drMalSylv7.2, whole genome shotgun sequence:
agagagatgtttggccaaaagaaagtgtacgagcggtggaaaccagcttaacaaagctgaagagagtgggagtaagtgtctttcccacagacggcgccaaatgttgatgcacaaaatcagcgaggactttggtacaacacaaagtgtcaggtttgtgaccttcgcttggttgcttcgatcactagtgaagataagtacgtaaatgaatagggacagggaagcaaacacaagatgtacgtggttcacccagatcggctacgtctacggagtagaggagttcttattaattgtgaagggtttacacaaatacataggttcaagctctcattttgtgagttctagtgaatagtttagtacaaaatgacattagagattattgtgggagaatgatccctatttatagaagagagtttctagttttgttctaacattgacacgtgtcgtgttgtgattggcttctgatgttgacacgtgtcgcgatgtgattggcttttgatgttgacatgtgtcgcattgtgattggcctcctggttgaagggaagctcttctgggtccttgacggtataacgttaaccgatgctcagtagtttcgggattggtcaagtatggtacaaacaaaattcatatgCGGTCAAgatatttatgaatttaatcattaaaatgcataaGCTCAATTATACATTCAAGTTAGATCAATTCCCGAAGTTTTGTCAACAATAAAAACTGCTTACCTATGAGTTCATTTATAAAACGTGCAAAGATAATATACTTTCTTACCACAAGTTTATGTATTGTGAATTTTTGTCCGCAACTTTTGTGGCATATAGAGACTAAAAGATATTACGATAGTAAATCCATATGCAGTTGAAATATTTATCAgtttaatcattaaaatgcataaaCTCAATTACACATCCAGGTTAGATCAATTCTCGAAGTTTTGCTCCACAATACAAACTGCTTAGCTATAAGTTCGCCTTTAAAATGTGCAAAGATGATATCCTTTTTAGCCACAATTCAATGTAATGTGAATTGTTGTCTACAACTTTTGTATCTAATAAATATCCACGGTTtcgacaaaataaataaaataaatatccatggttaaaaatattcattgatCTACCAAAAGTTATCATGGACGTACCCATTTTTCTACCACATATAGGAACATAGAGTCTTGAATATTCTCATTTAATTGAAACATACCAAACTCATTAAACACTCTAACCAGAAGCTCatttaattgaaaagaaaaaggaatcaaTACGTAAAAATTGAACCAATCGATTGAACACATATCAATTATTAAGCTAATTAGTGCTCTAGAAATTTAGAGATgtcaaatgatgaagaaaaggaggaggaagaggtttGGATGACTACGGAGGAATAGATGGGGGTGCAAAATGACAACCATGGCAGATGGAAGGATTTTTTAAAAGAGAGAAGGGGGTTTGCTCCATGGAGATGATGGACTGGGGTTAGggttttattctttatttttaagtatATTGAGTTGGGTATAAAAAGAAGTTtgattgagttgagttttgataaGTAAGGGCGGTTTCAGAAATAAATGTTGGATGTAAAGAGATAATAATagataaatcaaataaaatatgGGTATAAAAAGTAAGCTGAGTGTTGAGATACAAaatatgagttcaaataaaatttctcttgttATTAAGTTGTAGGAGGATTCAGTCACGGATGCAGGACTTAGATTATGGTAAAGCGAATATGAAAAATTACAAATTGTAATAAGAACATTTAAACATACAAATGACAAGAACTGCCGGTGTAAGCCGGCTGTTTTGTTCTCTCTGGATTTTCAGGCCTAAGAGCGCAAAGACGAGTCATGCGGGATCTTCGGTTATTTCTTGGGCAACTAAAAGCCCAATGAGCCAGCCTAAGCCCAACTCAAAGCCCGCGGATATTTCTCCTGCGTAGTTTTTGCCTCTGTGACCATTTCACTTGGTTGTTTAGAGCCACGGACAGAGTGAGAGACGTTTCTTGCGTGTCAGTACATTTGACTCGACCATGGCCTTTTTCACTCAGCCCGAAGACGACTCCGTCCCGACCACCGTGTCAACTTGCCCGTTCGATGATAACGATTACTTGGGTTACGACCTCCGACTCCCCTCCCAGCGATTCGACTCTTTCACAGACACCGAGTCGCTCAAGGACTTCGCCACCGATTCCCCAATCTTCCACGGCTCTCCCGTAGGCGATGCTTTCGCCACTCAGCCTGTGTCGGAGGCCTTCTCTCCTCCGTCGATCTACGCCGAATCGAATGGACAGAGCTTTGATGGAGGTTTTGGCGGGTCCGACAATTCGATTTTTCCGCCTCCGTCAGAGATGCTACCTGAGGAGGGCTTCGCTCTCAGACAGTGGAGGAGGTAGGGTTTCGAATTTCGATTGTTTACGATTGAACCAATAGTTCTGTATAGCAATTAAATTTTAACGCTTTTGTGCAATTCAGTTGAAAGTTcttggttttgatttggattgaTCTTTCTGTTGTGCTAAAAATTGCATGCCTGGTGAGCAGTGattatatttctgatatcaACTTGTTAAATTGAATGTTTAtcagaaaatatatataaacttgttgaaatctttatgaattttgttgatgcacaaaatcagtgaggactttggtacaacagaaagtgttaagtttgtgacattcgctagattgctttggtcactagtatggataaatatgtaaatggatagagatatggaatcaaacacaagatgtacgtggttcactcagattggctacgtccacggagtagaggagttctcattaattgtgaagggtttacacaagtacataggttcaagctctcctttagtgagtacaagtgaatgatttagtacaaatgacattaggaaatattgtgagagaatgatctctatttatagaagagagtttctagtttcattctgacattgacacgtgtcgtgttgtgattggcttctgatgttgacacgtgtcacgttatgattggcttctgatgtcgacacgtgtcgcgctgtgattggcctcctggttggagggaaactcttctgggtcattgacagTATAACATTGACccgtgctcagtagtttcgggattggtcaagtatggtacaaacaaatttaaCATGCCGATTGTTTGTATAAGAATGTGGGGCTCAATTCGAAGCGGAAAAGATTCGTGATTGTTGTCAATGTGTAGTTATTGACTATCAGAAAATGGTTTTATGTTTGCTagatgataagctcatattttacatcaaattcacttgtcttttcttagttagttccttatatttttgagctatttacattgtttttgtgttttctaggatttgtcaagcaaagaaaagaaaaatagcacaagttggatattaagtaacaaattcgtcaaaactgcatgTGCATATCAGCtaactttggaagcaagttgcaaacaactcagaatgaaatagagaatgagccttatatgcttggaaagctacgaaTGTTTATTTTCTGGATCATTTcgtggattgttaatatcatttttctagaagaagttatgacCGTTTTAACACTAAAAGGTTTCTAAGACGCTgggcagtttgtaactgcaatgaaagcaataaacccaataaaactgatgcagccaagaacaagtcagctgatacctattcaaatatcagaggaaatgaaaataaagatgaggattaagtggaGGATTAAATGACATAAATGTTATGGCAGGTGAAATACTAAGAGGCTAGCAAGGAGTTAAAATTGTATTTCCATTTCCTCTCTTTTATGACAATAAAGTGGCTATTAAGTTTGGTGAGTGATGGAAAAAAAACGTGGGGCAGCAAGCATAACAACAGAGGCTGCAGGTTGCAGCAGGACAAAAAAGATATACAGAAAGGGAAAAGAGGCTGCAGGTTGtagcataaaaaaaaagaagaaaaaagggagaaaaaaaaaagaaaagaaagatgaCAAGGCAGCTTTACGAGAATTACAAGATGCTAATAATGATACCCGAGAACCCTATGTATGCGTGATACGAGGATGAAGTGATCATCCGTAACGATTTCAGCTTTACGGAGTCATATTTCTACACTTATCATTATTCTAGTTAAGTCTTCCAACAAAGCTAATTATACTCTGTACTGAGTGCTAATTAGGCTGTGATCATATGCGCACTAGGCGTCCTGGTTCAAATTATCACAGCCCTTCGTCTTGCAATGAAAATCAAACGCTCCTGTGATAGTTTTTATTCATATTTCTTACAGACAAATCTGCATATGCAGTGCCCACACGTTGGAGACTTTGGAGACTAAACTAGCCTTCGGAAATCGATCGGAATCTTCCGATACCACTAGAAAAATTTCTAGAAATGAGTTCGAAACCTAAGAAAACTTGAGATTGTTATTAGTTTTTGCTGGAGGACTCAGTCATGGATGCAGGTATTAAATTATGgaaatgaaattatgaataattACATATTTTAATAAGAACATTaaacataccaaaaaaaaaaaaaaacaatggcaaaaaaagaaaattcaattcCCTCGTTCAACTCCTCCCCATCATCATTAAGAAGATCACCTTATTAGAATCAATGCACGTGATGGGATTCACTACTTCAGGGCCGTGACCACAGATGCTCTCTAGGCCTCCTTGTTCCAGTTAGCACATCCCTTATTAGACACAACTCAGTAACAACATTGCTCATGTCCTTTCGATCTCTAGGCATTGCTGCAGAACAAGCAACTCCTATTCTTGCAATGGAAGTCAAGCACTCCACAACCCTTTGTCTTTGATCATTCGGGACTTGATTCCCCTTATTACTTCTGGGATTAGTAGTGCCGCTGCTTTCTTCTATTTGAACAAGTAGTGGATCACATATTTCTTCGACACGTTCTGGTAGAGCCATCATAACAAAATTGTGCAAGTCCATACCATCTTTAAACATGCCATCTGTCGGCCTCTTGCATGTTATCATCTCCAACAACAAGATTCCGTAGCTATACAGGTCGCCATATGTTGACACCTTGCTTTCCATTCCATACTCTTTTAAGTTATATGCACAAAAACACAGCTAGGTTCTTATGTGTCACTTCAAAAACTCATGCTATAAACAGAAACATCGTGCAAGCACAaacaatatatgtgtgtgtgcatttattttcacaaaaacagagacattttttttatgtatgacTATAGAAATTAATGCTAAAAATAAACGAAATCTcatttgtgtgtgtatatatacgtCACAAAAATTTACCTAGGGCAGTATAGCCCATGGAGCCTTTTATTGCATTGGAAGAGCTTTCGTGCACAAGAAATGGACAAGAAGCCTCTAGGAGGAACCTTGCCAAACCAAAATCACCAACACATGCAGTCATGTCACCATCCAAGAGAATGTTGCTTGGCTTTAAATCACAATGAACTATTGGCATGTGAGAGTGGTTGTGCAAATAATCCAGAGCACACGCTATGTCGATTGCAATGTTTACTCTCTGAATAAGATCTAGATTCTTTTGCAGATTGGTTGGATTGTCGCCCCGTTGAGCTGAATTATGTAGCCATTCTTCGAGACTTCCATTCACCATGAAGTCATAAACCAAAGCTTTGAAATCATTCCCTTGAAAATCGATGCTTGAACAGGCAGTCAGTAACTTGACAAGATTTCGGTGCCTAATGGTTCTAAGAGCTTCACATTCAGCAACGAAACTTTTGGAAGCTCTTGCACTTTGAAGATTGAGTACTTTCACTGCAACAATTCTTCCTTCATATTGATCGAGTATTCCCTTATATACGGACCCAAAACAACCAGCACCAATCAAATTGGTTGCAGAGAACCCATCAGTTGCTTTAAGGAGATCTCTGTAGGACAATTTCAAAAGTGAAACCCCCAATGATGATCCTGAAGTTGACTTCACTCCTCTTGCTTTTCTTGATCGGTAAAGAATCacaaacaaaatcacaaaactcAATCCAACAACCCCACAAGCAGTTGAGATAATTATTTTCAGCCTAGAAGATAAGCCTTGCTTAGAATGCTTGGAGACGCATTTGGGCAATCTTAAAGATGGTATACCTCCACAAATCCGTGAGTTTCCCGTGACAGAAAGTGCACTTGTGTTCTCGAAAACTCCTTTCATTGGTAATGCACCTTCGAAATCATTAAATGAGAGGTTCAAATTCAGCAAGAAGTGGAAACTCTCCAAATAGTTGGGAATTATGCCAGACAAGTTGTTGCGAGAAAGGTCGAAATCCTCAATCCCTCTCAAAGAGCTCAAGGATTCAGGAATGGTCCCTTGTAATGAGTTTTCACTCAGATATAGAGTTGTCAAACCTACACAACTCCCTAAGCTTCGTGGAATCTCACCAGATAACCTGTTGTAACATCCAAGGCAACTAGATGCATCAAGTTGCTTACCTCCATTGGTATGGATCCAATAAGCTTGTTGCTGGATAAATCCAAAAATTGTGACAAGGAAGATAAACCAATAACTTCTTTAGGAATTTGACCACGAAGATTATTTTGGGAAAGATCTAAAAGTAGAAGATTCCTGCATTCTCCGAGACTTTGCGGCATGTTTCCTTCTAACTTGTTTGACATAAGAAGCAACATGGTCAATGAAGTCAAATTTCCAAGCGAAGATGGGATGATACCTGATAGTTTATTCTCGTTCAGATACAGAGCATCCAACCTTTTCAGCTTACCAATAGAACTTGGTATTGTGCCTGTCAATAGGTTTCCCTCAAAGGCTAGTACCTCCAAGCTGATTAGATTTCCGACCCCAATGGGAATTCTTCCGCGTATCTGGTTACGACCTAATTGCAGTAGGTTGAGCTCTGTTGAGAGATTGCTGATGGATTTAGGTAGCACTCCTCCAAAATTATTGCCATCAAAAGTAAAGTATTTTAATTTGGTGCAATTAACTAGAGAAGAGATGAAATCCAAGTCACCTTCCTCATCATTTCCAAGACTGTTTTTGGCAAGTGTTAACGAATACAAATTTGACAGGCGTGCTAGACTAGGCACTTTTCCTGTAAACTCATTGAATAAGATTGAAAAAAGTGAAAGGCTTGAGACATTTGAGATTGAATTTGGTATCGGTCCACTGAATTGGTTGGAAGAGAAATAAAATTGTTGGAGGTTTGGAAATATAGTGTGGCCCAACCCAGGAGGAAGAGTTCCATGCAGTTCGTTTAGAAGCACAGAAATGACTGTAATTGATGAGAGGTTGTATATGGAGGGAGGGATGGTACCATTCAAATAATTTTGACGCAATGAAAGATATGTTAGTCTTTTCAACTGGCCAAGGCTATTCGGAATGCCTCCACGCAGATTATTTTCATTCACATCTAACACCTAGAGAGAAGAAAGATTTCCCAAAGAAGGTGGGATTTCCCCACTTAAATTGGTTTTGGCTAATTTAAGTACCTGAAGCTTGGACAAGGAACCAATTTCAATTGGAATTTTACCCACAAGATGGTTTCTAGCTATGCGAAGTATTTGGAGGTTAGAGCAACGTGATATGTTGAATGGAATATCACCACTGAAGGAGTTGTTTTCAAGGACTAGTTGTTGCAGACGGAACAAACGATCAATTTCTTGAGGGATGGTGTTGTTGAAGCTGTTGTTTTGGAGGTTTAAAATTCTGAGAAAGCTCAAGTTTCCAATGTGGGGAGATAGTTGACCGTCCAGCCGGCTTGATTGGAGGTCTAGCCATAATGATAAGAGTGTTAAATATTGGAGTATGTCTCACTCCACAAAGCATCTGTATTAGGCTCATTGAGCTAAAGCTagaatttttgcaaggttttttcaTGTATAAACAGCCTCTGGTTCTTGACTCGAGCTT
This genomic window contains:
- the LOC126623506 gene encoding receptor kinase-like protein Xa21, which codes for MKGVFENTSALSVTGNSRICGGIPSLRLPKCVSKHSKQGLSSRLKIIISTACGVVGLSFVILFVILYRSRKARGVKSTSGSSLGVSLLKLSYRDLLKATDGFSATNLIGAGCFGSVYKGILDQYEGRIVAVKVLNLQSARASKSFVAECEALRTIRHRNLVKLLTACSSIDFQGNDFKALVYDFMVNGSLEEWLHNSAQRGDNPTNLQKNLDLIQRVNIAIDIACALDYLHNHSHMPIVHCDLKPSNILLDGDMTACVGDFGLARFLLEASCPFLVHESSSNAIKGSMGYTALEYGMESKVSTYGDLYSYGILLLEMITCKRPTDGMFKDGMDLHNFVMMALPERVEEICDPLLVQIEESSGTTNPRSNKGNQVPNDQRQRVVECLTSIARIGVACSAAMPRDRKDMSNVVTELCLIRDVLTGTRRPREHLWSRP